The stretch of DNA GCGCGCCGCCGAGCAGTGCGCCGAGGTCCATGCCGAAGACGGTCACCACCGGCATCAGGGCCGGGCGCAGCGCGTGCCGACGCACCACCGTGCGCTCGGGCAGGCCCTTGGCCCGGGCGGTGCGCACGTAGTTGCGGCCCAGGCTCTCCAGCAACTCGCCCCGGGTGAGCCGGGCGTAGACGCCCGCGTAGAGCATGGCCAGGGTGACCCAGGGCAGCACCATCGACTGCGCCCACCCCACCGGGTCCGCGGTGAGCGGCACCACCCGGGGGTAGGGCAGCACCCGCAGCTCGACCACCAGCAGGTACTGGAGCACCAGCGCGGTGAAGTAGACCGGCAGCGAGGCGCCGCCGAGCGCGGCCGTCATGGCCGCCCTGTCCCACCAACTCCCGCGCCGCAGCGCGGAGACCACGCCCGCGCCCACCCCGACCAGCAGCCAGAGCACGGCCGCGCCGAGCGCGATCGAGACGCTGACCGGCAGCCGGGCGGTGAGCAACTGCCAGACGGGCTGGTCGGTCTGGAAGCTGAACCCCAGGCAGGGCAGGTGGCAGCTGACGGCCTGGGCGCCGGTGCCGTAGGTGCGGCCGGCCACCAGGCCGAGCAGGTAGTCGCGGAACTGCACCAGCGGCGGGTGGTCCAGGCCCAGGGTGGTGCGGATCTCGGCCAGCCGCGCGGGGCTGCACGCCTTGCCGCAGGCGCCCTGGGCCGGGTCGGCGGGCATCAGGTAGAAGATCGCGAAGGTGGCGGCGCAGATCACCAGCAGGATCAGGGCGGTGACGGCGAGGCGCCGCAGCAGGTAGACGATCACCGTCGGCTCCGAGGGTCGAGCGCGTCCCGCACCGCGTCGCCGAGCACGTTGAAGGCGAGCACGGTGACGAAGAGGAAGACGCCGGGGATGAGGAAGTAGGCCGGGTCGGTGGCGTACCAGGGCACGGCGGTGGCGATCATCTGCCCCCAGGAGGGGGTCGGCGGCTGCACGCCCACGCCGAGGAAGGAGAGGCCGGCCTCGGTGGCCACGCAGCCGGGGATCGACATGGTGGCCACCACCAGCACCGGCCCGGTCAGGTTGGGCAGCACCTCGCGCACCAGCAGGGCTCGCCGGGAGGCGCCCAACACCCGTGCTGCGGCGACGAATTCGCCCCGGGCCAGCACCATCGCCTGCCCGCGCACGATCCGCCCCACGTAGGGCCAGCCGAAGAAGCCGAGCACCACCACGA from Kitasatospora sp. MMS16-BH015 encodes:
- a CDS encoding ABC transporter permease, translated to MIVYLLRRLAVTALILLVICAATFAIFYLMPADPAQGACGKACSPARLAEIRTTLGLDHPPLVQFRDYLLGLVAGRTYGTGAQAVSCHLPCLGFSFQTDQPVWQLLTARLPVSVSIALGAAVLWLLVGVGAGVVSALRRGSWWDRAAMTAALGGASLPVYFTALVLQYLLVVELRVLPYPRVVPLTADPVGWAQSMVLPWVTLAMLYAGVYARLTRGELLESLGRNYVRTARAKGLPERTVVRRHALRPALMPVVTVFGMDLGALLGGALITESVFGLPGVGKLAADAIAGADQPVILGVTLFAAGFVVLANLLVDLVYAVLDPRVRAVG